One part of the Hydrogenobacter sp. T-2 genome encodes these proteins:
- a CDS encoding IS982 family transposase, with product MTEDRIITYFVIIDDLLKELRLREEPQTVISNSEVLTMAVIAHIDFCANYSKALDWLKSFCSHLFPKVPDKSTFSRRLEKLLSYMQTIILKLASLPQVDERYYLIDSMPVKVCENARIWTCKTLKGELYRGYTPGKREYFYGLKLNALMDSKGLIREVHLLEGSRHDIDGLANMSFYSVESKEIICDKAYKNYLMEDILKEEGIVLNPLRSTKESRYEGGWIEYAKRLYRRLAESVFSVLKRFIGMRPYSVSLNGLLVKIYTAVVSYNLYRMWKMNHPRAKNSQEVQNIICIECGK from the coding sequence ATGACAGAAGATAGAATAATAACATACTTTGTAATTATAGACGACTTGCTCAAGGAACTTAGACTTCGTGAAGAACCACAAACGGTAATATCTAACTCGGAGGTGTTAACAATGGCAGTTATAGCCCACATAGATTTTTGTGCAAACTACTCAAAGGCTCTTGATTGGCTTAAAAGTTTCTGTAGTCATCTCTTCCCTAAAGTCCCTGATAAATCTACCTTCTCAAGAAGACTTGAAAAACTGCTATCTTATATGCAAACCATCATATTAAAACTCGCATCTCTACCACAGGTGGATGAAAGATATTACCTAATTGATAGCATGCCAGTGAAAGTGTGTGAGAATGCACGCATATGGACATGCAAAACATTAAAAGGTGAGCTATACAGAGGATATACACCAGGCAAGAGAGAATACTTTTACGGGCTTAAGCTAAACGCACTTATGGACTCTAAGGGTTTAATTAGAGAGGTTCATCTACTTGAGGGGAGTAGGCATGATATTGATGGTTTGGCAAACATGAGCTTTTACAGTGTAGAAAGTAAGGAAATCATATGTGATAAGGCATACAAGAATTATCTGATGGAGGATATCTTGAAGGAAGAGGGCATAGTGCTTAACCCATTAAGGAGTACAAAGGAAAGCAGATATGAGGGTGGGTGGATTGAGTATGCAAAGAGGTTATACAGGAGGCTTGCGGAGAGTGTGTTTAGTGTCCTTAAAAGGTTTATCGGTATGAGACCTTATTCTGTTAGCCTGAATGGGCTTCTTGTGAAAATCTATACCGCTGTGGTTTCCTATAATCTGTATAGAATGTGGAAAATGAACCACCCGAGAGCAAAAAACTCTCAGGAGGTGCAAAATATAATCTGTATAGAATGTGGAAAATGA
- a CDS encoding TM1812 family CRISPR-associated protein produces MHCWTEQRLINNNFRETLTGDLLRDDRAKRNFYAHSGLENNIVAVRKGDNGEILLKYREEMRSVVEKFLYDDYVYERVCEGEG; encoded by the coding sequence TTGCATTGTTGGACAGAGCAAAGATTAATTAATAACAACTTCAGAGAAACTCTTACAGGAGATTTACTAAGAGATGATAGGGCTAAAAGGAACTTTTACGCACATTCTGGCTTGGAAAACAACATTGTGGCTGTCAGAAAGGGCGATAACGGGGAGATTTTATTAAAGTATAGGGAAGAGATGAGAAGTGTAGTGGAGAAATTTCTTTACGATGATTATGTATACGAAAGGGTTTGTGAGGGAGAAGGATGA
- the cmr1 gene encoding type III-B CRISPR module RAMP protein Cmr1, which translates to MRKLTFELEFITPAFIGNAQQQAELRPASFVGPLRWWWRVILATYLNNSEEIFKYEAELFGSQEKTAKIMVRTKGHVSTVDILKDRREPIYMLGMGAKGRTCIPSGSKFYLEVIYREVSEQLVRSLVNLAINFSGIGYRARKGFGNMKSKQESLSLRLLSRDYWSEILSKDKIFKDIPKNGSGFNDLPNLNNLRVLRYQRAFDNWEDAIRFLGNLYRKVRLRDSRTYEYKTGIAQYIRSNPIPKSLELKNYVFGLPIMYQSKSLEKRQQNNKPVRPQAQLNWSTQRRQENEERGDRRRGSPFIFLVKEDGFYVLAFMCRFLPEGANFLLQTKGKYWDILGTRRPGRENLPYSEEKFRRDFEDAVSRLKSVGFVEVKV; encoded by the coding sequence ATGAGAAAGTTAACCTTTGAGCTGGAATTTATTACTCCTGCTTTTATAGGTAATGCACAACAGCAGGCGGAGCTTAGACCTGCCAGCTTTGTGGGGCCTTTGAGATGGTGGTGGAGGGTAATATTGGCAACCTATCTCAATAATAGTGAAGAAATATTTAAATACGAGGCAGAGCTTTTTGGCTCTCAAGAAAAGACTGCTAAGATAATGGTAAGAACAAAAGGTCATGTATCTACCGTTGATATACTAAAGGATAGAAGAGAGCCAATATATATGCTTGGTATGGGGGCAAAAGGGAGAACTTGTATCCCTTCTGGCTCTAAGTTTTATTTGGAGGTAATTTATAGGGAAGTTTCTGAGCAACTTGTAAGAAGTCTTGTAAACCTTGCAATTAACTTTAGTGGTATAGGATACCGGGCGAGAAAAGGCTTTGGAAATATGAAAAGCAAACAAGAGTCTCTAAGCCTAAGACTCCTAAGTAGAGACTATTGGTCTGAAATACTAAGTAAAGACAAGATTTTCAAAGATATACCTAAAAATGGCTCTGGATTTAATGACCTTCCTAACTTGAATAACCTAAGGGTGCTTAGGTATCAAAGGGCTTTTGATAACTGGGAAGATGCCATAAGATTTCTTGGAAACTTATATAGGAAGGTGAGGCTAAGAGATAGCAGAACCTATGAATACAAAACGGGTATAGCTCAATACATAAGGTCAAATCCTATACCTAAATCTCTTGAATTGAAAAACTATGTGTTTGGTCTGCCAATAATGTATCAAAGTAAAAGCCTTGAAAAAAGACAGCAAAACAATAAACCAGTAAGACCTCAAGCTCAATTAAACTGGTCTACTCAAAGAAGGCAAGAGAACGAAGAAAGGGGTGATAGAAGAAGAGGCTCTCCTTTTATCTTTCTTGTAAAGGAAGATGGTTTTTATGTGCTTGCTTTTATGTGCAGATTTCTTCCAGAGGGTGCTAACTTTCTACTTCAAACCAAGGGTAAATACTGGGACATATTAGGAACGAGAAGACCCGGCAGGGAAAACCTTCCCTATTCTGAAGAAAAGTTCCGTAGGGATTTTGAAGATGCGGTCTCAAGATTAAAGAGCGTAGGCTTTGTGGAGGTAAAAGTATGA
- a CDS encoding Uma2 family endonuclease — translation MKLRHMPHYTYEDYARWQGDWELIEGIPYAMASPKFAHQWVIFELSALIREALKKANCPCLVVGELDWIVSEDTVLRPDLVILCEKPTDYIRQRPELVLEVVSESSKLQDEVIKFEKYEELGVPYYILIYPEQKSWKAYKNTKDGFKAIENLRLRLKDCEVEIDINTLWSLA, via the coding sequence ATGAAACTAAGGCATATGCCCCATTACACCTACGAAGACTACGCAAGGTGGCAAGGCGACTGGGAGCTTATAGAAGGTATTCCCTACGCCATGGCTTCGCCAAAGTTTGCCCATCAGTGGGTTATCTTTGAGCTCTCCGCCCTTATAAGGGAGGCACTAAAGAAGGCAAACTGTCCTTGCTTGGTGGTAGGAGAGCTTGATTGGATAGTCTCAGAGGACACCGTCCTTAGACCAGACCTCGTAATCCTCTGTGAAAAACCCACAGACTACATAAGACAGAGACCAGAACTCGTATTAGAGGTAGTTTCAGAAAGCTCAAAACTTCAGGATGAGGTCATAAAGTTTGAAAAGTATGAGGAGCTTGGCGTCCCATACTATATACTAATATACCCAGAACAAAAAAGCTGGAAGGCTTACAAAAACACAAAAGATGGCTTTAAAGCCATAGAAAACCTAAGGCTTAGGCTAAAGGACTGTGAAGTGGAAATTGATATAAACACCTTGTGGAGCTTGGCATGA
- a CDS encoding NuoI/complex I 23 kDa subunit family protein, with the protein MVKKVFERPLSWLERILFLDFIRGLSITIRNAFRKTITTHYPYEKLTPPKRFRGFFGHKVVDGKEPQPAFDEWVERFKIKVEPGQSRCVVCMLCKRACPVPQLFEIEGEKLPDGRRRVAVFNMNMMLCTFCGFCVDACPVDCLFQSDIHETASYTRRDAVLNLEVLERIGRDWQRRREEEPDRIWIDDYQRQRLWYENDLKLPEVKR; encoded by the coding sequence ATGGTAAAGAAGGTCTTTGAGCGACCGCTTAGTTGGCTGGAAAGGATTTTATTCCTTGACTTTATAAGAGGTCTCTCCATAACCATAAGAAATGCCTTCAGAAAAACCATAACCACCCACTACCCCTACGAAAAGCTCACGCCACCCAAGAGGTTCAGAGGTTTCTTTGGACACAAGGTGGTGGACGGAAAAGAGCCACAACCTGCTTTTGACGAGTGGGTGGAGAGGTTTAAGATAAAGGTAGAGCCCGGTCAAAGCCGATGCGTGGTCTGTATGCTTTGCAAAAGAGCATGCCCTGTGCCACAACTCTTTGAAATAGAAGGAGAAAAACTGCCCGATGGTAGAAGAAGGGTTGCGGTCTTTAACATGAACATGATGCTTTGCACCTTCTGTGGCTTTTGCGTGGATGCCTGCCCTGTGGACTGCCTTTTCCAGAGCGATATCCACGAGACCGCAAGCTACACAAGAAGGGATGCGGTGCTAAACCTTGAGGTGTTAGAGAGGATTGGCAGAGATTGGCAAAGGAGAAGAGAAGAAGAGCCAGACAGAATATGGATAGATGACTACCAAAGACAGAGACTTTGGTATGAAAATGACCTTAAACTTCCGGAGGTGAAAAGGTGA
- a CDS encoding NADH-quinone oxidoreductase subunit N, producing the protein MNWNAVIPELVLALGILLVFVLDLFSDKKHYRLLSVISALVPIASLISLLFVQYPARTLFDLFEVNALNLLGKAILYILTSLAIFSMHDYYEKKGSVYTELSYLPLLSTLGLSILISSVNLVLVFVSLELASIGMYVMVSLLRDDYLSKEASYKYLMIGSVGTSMLALGSVFYYASTGSFFLKEYRDENSLFLLSMFLLLSALALKASAVPYHFWTPDAYEGAPTPITGYLSSVPKVALYFLLVELLGYFYHLKQWLILVAILSILSMFYANFVAYTQRSVKRLMAYSTIAHAGYFLLGLSLADPQLQKALLFYVSLYAFASLGTFTIMSVLEKRSGFSHHILDYRGLYKDHPILASLFALFLFAFIGIPPMALFVGKLTLFMGLVNNMLLPLAIALVLASILSAGYYLRVVVSLFLQEGEKRFPPAKVSGGEALTLLLCSLLMVLLGIFPNLLYDLIKL; encoded by the coding sequence GTGAACTGGAACGCAGTAATTCCCGAACTGGTGCTTGCCCTCGGTATACTTTTGGTCTTTGTCCTTGACCTCTTTTCTGACAAAAAGCACTACAGGCTTTTGAGTGTTATCTCCGCCCTCGTGCCTATCGCTTCCCTTATAAGCCTTCTCTTTGTGCAGTATCCCGCAAGAACCCTTTTTGACCTTTTTGAGGTAAACGCCCTCAACCTGCTGGGAAAAGCCATTTTGTATATACTCACAAGCCTTGCCATATTTTCCATGCATGACTACTATGAGAAAAAAGGCTCTGTATACACAGAGCTTTCTTATCTTCCCCTCCTTTCTACACTTGGGCTTTCAATTTTAATATCCTCGGTAAACCTTGTCCTTGTCTTTGTGTCCCTTGAACTTGCCAGCATAGGCATGTATGTTATGGTCTCTCTCTTGAGGGATGATTATCTTTCCAAAGAAGCAAGCTACAAGTATCTTATGATAGGCTCTGTTGGGACTTCTATGCTTGCTCTCGGCTCTGTCTTTTACTATGCCAGCACGGGAAGTTTCTTTCTAAAAGAATACAGGGATGAAAACAGTCTCTTTTTGCTTTCCATGTTCCTTCTGCTCTCCGCCCTTGCCCTAAAGGCTTCTGCAGTTCCCTATCACTTTTGGACACCGGATGCCTATGAGGGTGCTCCCACACCCATAACAGGATACCTCTCCTCTGTCCCAAAGGTAGCCCTATACTTCCTATTGGTTGAGCTTCTTGGCTACTTTTACCACCTCAAGCAGTGGCTAATACTGGTAGCTATCCTTTCTATTCTTTCCATGTTTTATGCCAACTTTGTGGCATACACCCAAAGGTCTGTGAAAAGGCTTATGGCATACTCCACCATAGCCCACGCAGGCTACTTCTTACTTGGTCTAAGCCTTGCAGACCCACAGCTTCAAAAAGCCCTTCTTTTCTATGTCTCTCTGTATGCCTTTGCAAGTCTTGGAACTTTCACCATAATGTCAGTGCTTGAGAAAAGGTCTGGCTTTTCCCACCACATCCTTGACTACAGAGGACTATACAAGGACCATCCAATCCTCGCATCCCTCTTTGCCCTCTTCCTCTTTGCCTTCATAGGCATACCACCCATGGCACTCTTTGTAGGCAAACTAACCCTCTTTATGGGATTGGTTAATAACATGCTCCTACCTTTGGCTATAGCCCTCGTCCTTGCCAGCATCCTATCCGCAGGCTATTATCTAAGAGTGGTAGTATCCCTATTCCTACAAGAGGGAGAAAAAAGGTTTCCACCCGCAAAGGTCTCGGGAGGCGAAGCCCTAACACTGCTCCTTTGTTCCCTTCTTATGGTGCTTCTTGGCATATTCCCCAACCTACTTTATGACCTTATAAAACTCTGA
- a CDS encoding Uma2 family endonuclease, which produces MKVEHLPHYTYEDYAKWQGDWELIEGIPYAKALSTRLHQRFVFRLQRLIVQTLEEKQCPCEVLSEVDWVLSEDTVLRPDISVLCDGGNEDYIRETPVLIVEVVSKTSKKHDERTKFEIYQELGVPYYILLYPEEKILKVYRNTSEGYVPLENLRFSIKECLIELKEEEIWR; this is translated from the coding sequence ATGAAGGTGGAGCACTTGCCCCACTACACCTACGAAGACTACGCAAAGTGGCAAGGCGACTGGGAGCTTATAGAAGGTATTCCCTACGCCAAGGCTTTGTCCACAAGGCTTCACCAAAGGTTTGTCTTTCGCTTACAAAGGCTTATAGTCCAGACACTTGAGGAAAAACAGTGTCCCTGTGAGGTTCTTTCAGAGGTAGACTGGGTCCTTTCAGAAGACACCGTCCTAAGACCAGATATATCGGTCCTTTGCGATGGAGGAAACGAAGACTACATAAGAGAAACACCCGTGCTTATTGTGGAGGTGGTTTCGAAAACTTCAAAAAAGCACGACGAAAGGACAAAGTTTGAAATATATCAAGAGCTTGGTGTTCCCTACTACATACTCCTTTATCCAGAGGAAAAAATCTTAAAGGTATATAGAAACACTTCTGAAGGGTATGTGCCCTTGGAAAACTTAAGGTTTAGTATAAAAGAGTGCCTTATTGAACTAAAAGAGGAAGAAATATGGAGGTAA
- the nuoK gene encoding NADH-quinone oxidoreductase subunit NuoK, whose protein sequence is MTTIPLEAYLTLSVILFGLGVFGMIVRRNMVTVLMSMELALNAVNVLFVGADAHLSLVDGQVFALFIIALAAAEAAVGLGIIIAIFRLRKVDSTDEITDMRG, encoded by the coding sequence ATGACAACCATACCCCTTGAGGCATACTTGACCCTTAGCGTAATTCTCTTTGGGCTTGGCGTCTTTGGTATGATAGTGCGTAGAAACATGGTAACCGTTCTTATGAGCATGGAGCTTGCCCTAAATGCGGTCAACGTGCTCTTTGTGGGTGCGGACGCACACCTAAGCCTTGTGGACGGTCAGGTCTTTGCCCTTTTTATAATAGCCCTTGCTGCTGCAGAGGCTGCAGTGGGTCTTGGTATAATAATAGCCATATTTAGGCTTAGAAAGGTAGACTCTACCGATGAAATAACAGACATGAGAGGGTAA
- a CDS encoding NADH-quinone oxidoreductase subunit J family protein produces the protein MIQWLVFLLFSTLAVLSALGVVLLSNPIYVILSLLSTLVAIAGIFFVAGAELVGALQLLIYVVAVTVFYVFVLTAVPWEKALKKDSHYRVAGLFSFPLIPLLYAEMLLVFLIGVSVSPKGEFRELIQKFGNVEVIGGILFSKYFLAFELVSLVLLIGMIGAVIIGRKEAQTYDNHTP, from the coding sequence GTGATACAGTGGCTGGTTTTTCTCCTCTTTTCCACTCTTGCGGTGCTTTCTGCCCTTGGAGTTGTGCTTTTGTCCAACCCCATATATGTGATACTCTCCCTTTTGTCTACCCTTGTAGCTATAGCGGGTATATTCTTTGTGGCAGGTGCGGAGCTTGTGGGTGCTCTCCAGCTTCTTATCTATGTGGTTGCAGTGACGGTCTTCTATGTCTTTGTGCTTACCGCAGTCCCATGGGAGAAAGCCCTCAAAAAGGACTCCCACTACAGGGTTGCAGGTCTCTTTTCCTTTCCCCTTATACCCCTACTCTATGCGGAGATGCTCTTGGTGTTTCTCATCGGAGTTAGCGTATCGCCAAAGGGAGAGTTTAGAGAGCTTATACAGAAGTTTGGCAATGTGGAGGTGATAGGTGGTATACTCTTTAGCAAGTATTTCCTTGCCTTTGAGCTTGTTTCCCTCGTTTTGCTAATTGGAATGATAGGAGCGGTAATAATAGGAAGGAAGGAGGCACAGACCTATGACAACCATACCCCTTGA
- the nuoL gene encoding NADH-quinone oxidoreductase subunit L produces the protein MEILVLISPLIAFLIIGLFGSRIGDMASAIIAILGSLFSFIFSLWATSKALSQPFSLKLYEFLPLGDYTLSLGLYFDALSSITASVVTFVATLIFIYSVGYMSNLFGQWTFKFYAYLSLFLFAMLLIVLSDNLLGIFFGWEGVGLASYLLIGYFHTQKKSANASFEAFTLNRIGDWFFLFGIIATFYLFGSLSILDIFGKVSEVDKALLGLACLLLFGGAVGKSGQLPLHTWLPNAMAGPTPVSALLHAATMVAAGVYMVARLYPMFENAPQSLKVVALVGGITALFAALAATSNTDIKKIIAFSTMSQLGLMFLALGLGDKMSAMFHLTTHAFFKALLFLSAGSIIHAFHHHVHDIYETGNLKRYMPITYGSFLVGALALAGIFPLSGFWSKDLIVATAYEVSFFWGVLVSVVSFLTAYYIFREGFVMFHGKEHFRHEHKEEPHESPGVMTIPMVVLGVMAVSAGFFEGWYGSVLGVKKELHIEIAILSVFVGLAGIGVAYLVYVKGLIDPQKAYEALKPLHTTFKEQFFTERLYHKVLAGGYLFYSKILYMTAERQLIDGLVNATYPAMRGAGSVLRMLQAGKLNLYALFMAFGFLALLFITILWR, from the coding sequence ATGGAGATACTGGTTCTTATCTCACCTCTAATAGCCTTTTTGATAATAGGTCTCTTTGGCTCAAGAATAGGAGACATGGCTTCCGCAATTATAGCCATACTTGGCTCCCTCTTCTCCTTTATCTTCTCCCTATGGGCTACCTCAAAGGCTCTCTCTCAACCCTTTAGCCTTAAACTCTACGAATTCCTGCCTCTGGGAGACTACACACTATCCCTGGGTCTTTACTTTGACGCACTCTCTTCTATCACCGCCTCTGTGGTTACCTTCGTGGCTACTCTCATCTTCATATACTCTGTAGGCTACATGTCTAACCTCTTTGGTCAGTGGACTTTTAAGTTCTATGCATACCTTTCCCTCTTCCTCTTTGCCATGCTTCTTATCGTGCTTTCCGATAACTTGCTTGGTATCTTCTTTGGCTGGGAAGGCGTTGGTCTTGCCTCTTATCTGCTTATTGGATACTTCCACACTCAGAAAAAGTCCGCTAATGCCTCCTTTGAGGCTTTTACTCTAAACCGTATCGGAGACTGGTTTTTCCTCTTTGGCATTATTGCTACCTTTTACCTTTTTGGTTCTTTGTCTATTCTTGACATTTTTGGCAAGGTCTCTGAGGTGGACAAGGCACTTCTTGGTCTTGCGTGTTTGTTGCTATTTGGTGGTGCGGTAGGAAAGTCTGGTCAACTTCCTCTTCACACATGGCTTCCTAATGCTATGGCTGGTCCTACTCCTGTTTCTGCCCTTTTGCACGCTGCTACCATGGTGGCAGCAGGTGTTTATATGGTTGCAAGGCTCTATCCCATGTTTGAAAACGCACCACAGAGTTTAAAGGTTGTTGCCCTTGTGGGAGGTATAACTGCCCTCTTTGCAGCCCTCGCTGCAACCTCTAACACAGACATCAAAAAGATAATCGCCTTTTCCACCATGAGCCAGCTTGGACTTATGTTTTTGGCTTTGGGTCTTGGAGACAAGATGTCCGCCATGTTTCACCTTACCACTCATGCCTTTTTCAAAGCCCTACTTTTCCTCTCTGCAGGTTCAATAATCCATGCCTTTCACCACCATGTGCATGACATATACGAGACAGGAAACTTGAAAAGATACATGCCCATAACCTATGGCAGTTTTCTTGTGGGAGCATTGGCATTGGCGGGAATATTTCCACTATCAGGTTTTTGGAGCAAGGACCTCATAGTGGCAACTGCCTATGAGGTGAGCTTTTTCTGGGGAGTGCTTGTGTCTGTAGTGAGCTTTTTGACAGCCTATTACATATTCAGGGAAGGCTTTGTCATGTTTCATGGCAAGGAGCATTTCAGGCACGAGCATAAAGAGGAACCACATGAAAGCCCGGGAGTGATGACGATACCGATGGTAGTGTTGGGAGTAATGGCGGTGTCCGCAGGATTTTTTGAGGGGTGGTATGGTAGTGTATTGGGAGTAAAGAAGGAACTGCACATAGAGATAGCCATACTGTCTGTGTTTGTGGGTTTAGCGGGTATAGGTGTAGCCTATCTTGTGTATGTGAAGGGTTTGATAGACCCACAGAAGGCATATGAGGCTCTCAAGCCTTTGCATACTACCTTCAAAGAGCAGTTCTTTACTGAAAGGCTTTACCATAAAGTCTTGGCAGGTGGCTACCTCTTCTACTCTAAAATACTTTACATGACCGCAGAAAGACAGCTCATAGACGGGCTTGTAAATGCCACCTATCCAGCAATGAGGGGTGCAGGAAGTGTCCTTAGAATGCTTCAAGCAGGCAAGTTAAACCTTTATGCCTTGTTTATGGCTTTTGGCTTTTTGGCTTTGCTTTTCATAACAATTTTGTGGAGGTAA
- a CDS encoding complex I subunit 4 family protein has product MENLLNIAIFLPLLAAILVGIVRNEKFSKVVSLSISSVVFFIMLYLFLNFDWSAQGFQYVTKLNWIPSLGISYHVGVDGMAISLLLMTSLVFVSAFLWSLKIEDRPNLYFALFLALETACLGVFSALDLFLFYLFWEGMLIPMYFIIGLWGHDRKVYAANKFFVYTFFGSVFLLLGLASIVVYGYIMTGTISFDYTFHMAFSYPMFLQIAGFLLFGLGFAVKIPMWPVHTWLPDAHVEAPTAGSIVLAAVLLKMGTYGFVRYSLPLFPDASKYFIPLIFFLSLVAIIYTAMMAIAQTHIKRLIAYSSISHMGVVTLGTFAMDLNALNGAIYMMIAHGLSSAALFMSAGFIYDRVHSYHMDDLGGLARYVPKLAVLFMISGLAGIGFPGLAGFVAEFLVFLGTYKNFPVWAFIAGVGIVLSAAYFLYMYKRVMFEEETLSEYRLEKWKHLKDLELHHMLSFILIIASAFIMGLYPYPFVKIIEHTSRYVLGG; this is encoded by the coding sequence ATGGAAAACCTTCTAAACATCGCCATATTCTTGCCACTGCTCGCTGCTATCCTTGTGGGAATAGTTAGGAACGAAAAGTTTTCCAAAGTAGTCTCTCTAAGCATATCCTCTGTGGTGTTTTTTATAATGCTTTATCTTTTCCTCAACTTTGACTGGTCTGCTCAAGGCTTTCAGTATGTGACAAAGCTAAACTGGATACCCTCCTTAGGCATCTCCTACCATGTGGGTGTGGATGGTATGGCTATTTCCTTGCTATTGATGACCTCTTTGGTCTTCGTGTCCGCCTTTTTGTGGTCCCTTAAGATAGAAGACAGACCAAATCTATACTTTGCCCTCTTTCTTGCCCTTGAGACCGCTTGTCTTGGAGTTTTCTCCGCCCTTGACCTTTTCCTCTTCTACCTTTTCTGGGAGGGTATGCTCATACCCATGTATTTCATCATAGGTCTTTGGGGGCACGACAGAAAAGTTTACGCAGCGAACAAGTTCTTTGTGTATACCTTTTTTGGAAGTGTGTTTCTTCTTCTCGGACTTGCCAGCATAGTGGTCTATGGCTATATAATGACTGGAACCATATCCTTTGACTACACCTTCCATATGGCTTTCTCTTATCCCATGTTTCTGCAAATAGCAGGCTTTCTGCTCTTTGGTCTTGGCTTTGCGGTAAAGATACCCATGTGGCCAGTCCACACTTGGCTTCCTGATGCCCACGTGGAGGCTCCAACCGCAGGCTCTATAGTGCTCGCCGCCGTGCTTCTCAAGATGGGAACTTACGGCTTTGTAAGATACTCATTACCCCTCTTCCCCGATGCCAGCAAATACTTTATTCCTCTCATATTCTTCCTGAGCCTTGTAGCCATAATCTACACCGCCATGATGGCAATAGCCCAAACCCACATAAAGAGGCTTATAGCCTACTCTTCCATAAGCCACATGGGTGTAGTGACCCTTGGAACCTTTGCCATGGACCTTAACGCATTAAACGGAGCTATATACATGATGATAGCTCACGGTCTTTCCTCTGCCGCACTGTTTATGTCCGCAGGCTTTATATACGACAGAGTCCACTCCTATCATATGGATGACCTTGGGGGTCTGGCAAGGTATGTGCCAAAACTGGCGGTTCTTTTTATGATATCTGGTCTTGCGGGTATAGGCTTCCCCGGTCTTGCAGGCTTTGTGGCAGAGTTTTTGGTCTTTCTTGGCACATACAAAAACTTCCCCGTATGGGCTTTTATAGCAGGCGTAGGTATTGTGCTTTCTGCAGCATACTTCCTCTATATGTATAAAAGGGTCATGTTTGAGGAGGAAACCCTTTCCGAATACAGGTTAGAAAAGTGGAAACACCTAAAAGACTTGGAGCTTCACCACATGCTCTCCTTTATACTCATAATCGCCTCCGCCTTTATCATGGGTCTTTATCCCTATCCCTTTGTAAAGATAATAGAGCATACTTCCCGATACGTGCTTGGAGGTTAA
- a CDS encoding MBL fold metallo-hydrolase, with translation MLLKVLPVGLLSVNCSLIVDEENGKALVVDPGADAQKIIRELESYELVGIVATHGHIDHVGQVKTLKERFNVPFYMHPADTFLINDPIWHGFERQIGANLPCPEPDIELKDQMEIKLGDTTLRIIHTPGHTPGLCCLYEEKSKTLIAGDLLFRGGVGRWDLPGGDLNALRNSLRRIFSELEDDVLVICGHYEETTIGQERKFNPYLRQLL, from the coding sequence ATGCTCCTAAAGGTCTTACCCGTAGGACTGCTCTCTGTTAACTGCTCCTTGATAGTGGACGAGGAGAACGGAAAAGCCCTCGTAGTAGACCCGGGAGCGGACGCCCAAAAGATAATAAGAGAGTTAGAGAGCTACGAGCTTGTAGGCATAGTAGCCACACACGGACACATAGACCACGTGGGTCAAGTAAAGACCCTAAAGGAAAGGTTTAACGTTCCCTTCTATATGCACCCAGCGGACACCTTCCTTATAAACGACCCCATATGGCATGGCTTTGAAAGACAAATAGGAGCAAACCTACCCTGCCCAGAGCCAGACATAGAGCTAAAAGACCAAATGGAAATAAAACTGGGAGACACCACCCTTCGCATAATCCACACACCCGGACACACCCCCGGTCTTTGCTGTCTTTATGAAGAAAAGAGCAAAACCCTTATAGCAGGAGACCTACTCTTTAGAGGTGGAGTAGGCAGGTGGGACTTACCCGGCGGAGACCTCAATGCACTAAGAAACTCCCTAAGGAGAATCTTTTCAGAGCTTGAGGACGATGTATTGGTAATATGCGGACACTACGAGGAGACTACCATAGGACAGGAAAGAAAGTTCAACCCATACCTAAGACAGCTGTTATAA